Proteins from a single region of Apium graveolens cultivar Ventura chromosome 7, ASM990537v1, whole genome shotgun sequence:
- the LOC141674897 gene encoding histidine kinase CKI1-like, whose amino-acid sequence MAMQEDFVTLQDVANRSDCHATTSALPGSGAVLVPSSLMFNYWHSRGKSIEQDVRLFSQNLQQEILYGVGVKADLFSPLQSSANNLARILSSRVNATQLPIPVIEFEVAPLLFQAFSTIPYVSQVSFIGKDGLLFSYYNGANQQTVAVYTNTSLFPVDKEMATENYNLTCYSQPVNRENGELFGVVTLHPCTSLVPSILVALDSANGNSSVGHSWIDSQDILFFNTALMDGRGAVSMGFETKGIVQSLSGNIRNDGSLFLATKDGQVLNKANIQNTRIVIDSNNSVAFVLSNQSGDKLEGHIVGNLTCQENDGTLRPKTITASGTKYDAYCSQVEIIGVDTVFVLAMPLEGPERSLHKHFSISYQYLFATIGLIFVLTVLFVVIVVVALKRVIQLGVALRKQKDATAQVERKCIQKSTNYASASHDVRGSLAGIAGLIEIALIQVDRGSDLEANIMRMKTCSDDLLAILNNILDRSKLEAGKVPLDEEEFEVSKLIEDVTDLFHAVGIKKGVDVVLDLSDGSVNKFDHVKGDRKKLRQVLSNLLSNAVKFTSEGYVSVRAYARKPRSSSSRLNSTRKGPWSWLLWILGIEACTDYGTTVNSFQKNENCVEFIFEVDDTGVGIPKDKQETVFDNYAQIKETSAGKEGTGLGLGIVQSLVRLMGGDIEIVDKDACKRGTCFKFNTYFSVCETDQRISSGRDQSDDIESVGGRMSSGESYSARSLNLIISPNTEGSQVVIFIKNEERRKVCKKFYERQGLKVLVTRNIEELSTTLKKIRNKGVLSSSRSSKRSDALLQAITVPRNSSTRSKEVPLSSLDGTDQEMPPTHRRSTTRGSVVLSFILIVIDTDGAPFRELSRVVAEFRKNIATGFNSVVWLDRPGSNNIQLQGLSEDKLPASDIIISQPFHGSRLYQVLKLLPEFGGEMPEATPASIHSETLTISSETTTAVNEASTSVFQTRPVASSSLEIKEADKPLSGKKVLLVEDEPLLQKIATTILSMLGAITEVCANGQEAVLTVCEALNGQRASHVLPYDCIFMDCEMPVMNGIEATRRIREEEAKFKVHIPIFAVSAHTDGEEIRLMKDAGVDYNLSKPLNVARIEEVTKLFLDN is encoded by the exons ATGGCAATGCAGGAAGATTTTGTTACTCTGCAAGATGTTGCTAATCGATCTGATTGTCATGCGACCACTAGTGCTCTTCCTGGTTCTG GGGCAGTACTGGTGCCTTCAAGTTTGATGTTTAACTACTGGCACAGTAGAGGTAAGAGTATAGAACAAGATGTGAGGCTGTTTTCGCAAAACCTTCAACAGGAAATACTTTATGGGGTTGGAGTGAAGGCGGATTTGTTTTCACCACTGCAATCATCAGCAAACAACCTGGCAAGAATCCTAAGTTCCCGTGTGAATGCAACACAACTACCGATTCCCGTCATTGAATTTGAG GTGGCTCCTCTGTTATTTCAAGCATTCTCAACGATTCCATATGTGTCTCAAGTATCATTCATTGGAAAAGATGGTTTGTTATTTTCATATTACAATGGAGCCAATCAGCAAACTGTTGCAGTTTATACAAACACCTCATTATTTCCGGTGGACAAGGAAATGGCTACAGAAAATTACAACCTCACTTGCTATTCTCAGCCTGTGAATCGCGAAAACGGGGAATTATTTGGAGTTGTTACTTTGCATCCGTGTACATCGCTTGTTCCATCAATCCTAGTGGCCCTGGATAGTGCAAATGGAAATTCTTCAGTAGGACATTCGTGGATTGATAGCCAAGATATTTTGTTCTTTAACACCGCTCTTATGGATGGGAGAGGAGCAGTATCTATGGGGTTTGAAACAAAGGGGATAGTGCAATCCTTAAGTGGAAACATCAGAAATGATGGGAGCTTGTTTTTGGCTACGAAGGATGGGCAAGTACTTAACAAAGCAAACATTCAGAACACTAGAATTGTTATTGACAGTAACAATTCTGTTGCATTTGTGTTGTCAAATCAAAGCGGTGATAAATTAGAGGGCCATATTGTTGGCAATCTTACATGCCAAGAAAACGATGGCACACTACGACCTAAGACTATCACCGCTTCTGGAACAAAGTATGATGCATATTGTTCTCAAGTTGAAATCATTGGGGTAGATACG GTTTTCGTATTGGCTATGCCACTTGAGGGACCAGAGAGATCCCTGCACAAACACTTCAGTATATCGTACCAGTATCTTTTTGCGACGATCGGCCTAATATTCGTTCTAACTGTTCTTTTTGTTGTCATAGTTGTTGTAGCATTAAAAAGAGTGATACAGTTGGGTGTTGCATTAAGGAAACAAAAGGATGCAACAGCTCAAGTAGAAAGGAAATGTATCCAGAAGAGTACAAACTACGCAAGTGCAAGCCATGATGTCCGTGGCTCTCTAGCAGGGATTGCCGGTCTAATAGAAATAGCCCTGATTCAAGTTGATCGTGGATCTGATTTGGAGGCAAATATAATGCGCATGAAAACTTGTTCCGACGATCTTTTAG CTATTCTGAACAACATACTGGACAGAAGTAAGCTAGAAGCGGGAAAAGTCCCCCTTGACGAAGAAGAATTTGAAGTGTCGAAGTTAATTGAGGATGTCACTGACTTGTTTCATGCTGTTGGGATCAAGAAAGGCGTTGATGTTGTGTTGGATCTCAGTGATGGTTCTGTCAACAAGTTTGATCACGTTAAAGGTGATCGTAAAAAGCTGAGACAGGTACTATCAAATTTACTAAGTAATGCTGTAAAATTTACCTCGGAAGGGTATGTTTCGGTAAGAGCATATGCTAGAAAACCAAGAAGTTCTAGTTCAAGACTCAATTCAACTAGGAAAGGTCCCTGGTCATGGTTATTATGGATTCTAGGGATTGAAGCCTGTACCGATTATGGAACAACTGTGAACAGTTTTCAAAAGAATGAAAATTGCGTGGAGTTTATCTTTGAGGTCGATGATACAGGAGTCGGCATTCCCAAAGATAAACAAGAAACTGTTTTTGATAATTACGCCCAAATCAAGGAGACATCAGCTGGAAAAGAGGGCACGGGCCTCGGACTTGGTATCGTTCAATCTTTG GTACGCTTAATGGGCGGGGATATAGAGATTGTTGATAAAGATGCGTGCAAAAGAGGGACTTGCTTCAAGTTCAACACGTATTTTTCTGTATGTGAAACAGACCAGAGGATTAGCAGTGGAAGAGATCAATCTGACGATATTGAAAGTGTCGGTGGTCGCATGTCATCTGGTGAATCATATTCAGCTCGAAGTCTGAACTTAATTATCAGCCCAAACACTGAAGGATCCCAAGTTGTGATCTTCATTAAAAATGAAGAAAGGCGGAAAGTTTGTAAGAAATTCTACGAAAGACAAGGACTCAAAGTGTTGGTCACGAGGAACATTGAAGAACTTTCGACTACTTTAAAGAAAATCAGGAACAAGGGAGTTCTTTCTTCAAGCCGTTCTTCCAAGAGGTCtgatgcacttcttcaagctataACTGTACCTCGCAATTCAAGTACAAGATCCAAAGAAGTGCCGTTGAGTTCTCTAGATGGAACTGATCAGGAGATGCCCCCCACGCATAGAAGGTCAACCACGAGAGGAAGTGTTGTTCTAAGCTTTATACTGATTGTGATTGATACGGATGGTGCACCATTCCGTGAGCTTAGCAGAGTTGTAGCAGAATTCAGGAAAAACATTGCTACAGGTTTTAACAGTGTCGTCTGGCTAGATAGACCTGGATCTAATAATATTCAGCTACAAGGCCTCAGTGAAGACAAACTTCCTGCAAGCGATATCATCATCTCCCAGCCTTTCCACGGATCACGTCTGTATCAAGTACTAAAGCTTCTTCCCGAGTTTGGGGGAGAGATGCCAGAGGCCACCCCAGCATCGATACATAGCGAGACACTAACCATCAGCTCGGAAACAACTACTGCCGTCAATGAAGCTAGTACTTCTGTATTTCAGACAAGGCCAGTTGCATCATCTTCTTTAGAAATCAAAGAAGCTGATAAACCATTGAGTGGGAAGAAAGTGCTGCTTGTAGAGGATGAGCCACTGCTTCAAAAAATTGCTACTACCATTCTTTCTATGCTTGGGGCAATTACTGAAGTATGCGCTAATGGGCAAGAGGCTGTGCTGACTGTCTGCGAAGCCCTTAATGGTCAAAGGGCATCTCATGTTTTGCCTTACGATTGCATTTTCATGGACTGCGAG ATGCCAGTCATGAATGGAATCGAAGCAACCAGGCGCATCAGAGAAGAAGAGGCTAAATTCAAAGTGCACATACCCATTTTTGCTGTGAGTGCACACACAGATGGTGAAGAGATACGGCTAATGAAAGATGCGGGAGTGGATTACAACTTGTCCAAACCCTTGAATGTCGCAAGGATTGAAGAAGTTACCAAACTTTTTCTCGACAACTAA
- the LOC141674898 gene encoding uncharacterized protein LOC141674898 — protein sequence MENMMQPNIPKLTSINHGNWSIQMKVLLGSYDNWEIIENRLNEPADAAAEATLLNAEKTTLKEIRKKDKRCCLEKVKKVWLQVLRGEFKNLKMKSSENIGEFVTHLKMVKNQMKRNGESLDDVRVMEKLIRSLTKKFDYIVTSIENSKDLSTISIDELVGSLQVHEQRMNQYDDASHLEKALQSKVSIGDSSGSSSSTRGRSGFRGGYRGGRGSYECRAPKVEERSHFATAKEDKDVGSAMFLTYKGDEEGKKNVWYLDSGAINHMSGHKDLFTEIDETIKREVIFGDSSKNSGQRERYDYDCDKEWGEKDNSLTIKNTVQELIARVEMSKNRLFILDMQMKVQKCLKSVTKNDSWLWHLRYGHLGFYGLKLLSKTKMVDDFSEINEPENLCEACVKGKQHRQRFPVGKSWRARRPLEIVHTDIAGPFDIPSLGVTFEEASEESKWNKVMDEEIGAIEKNDTWELTDLPEGHKTIGVKWVYKTKTNQDGEVEKYKARLVAKGYKQRYKIDYDELREHGIQGLMNIYERALYTKTNSGENSPDMFNDFKKIMTNEIEMTYIGQMLYFLGVEVNQSKEGIFLSQKKYAKRILKKFRIEECKPVNTPAEPSIMLRVHEETEVRSLHAAKRILRYIKGTLDHGLFYTHSQNPKLVGYSDSDYGGDLDDGKNTSGYAFHNGSGIFSWSSKKQQTVDLSTCEAEYIAAAVCTCQAMWLVYILGELNLVEEGPVQIYVDNKSAISLTKNPVAANTSILNIIFFANK from the exons ATGGAGAATATGATGCAACCCAACATTCCAAAATTGACGTCCATAAATCACGGGAATTGGAGTATCCAAATGAAGGTGTTACTCGGTTCTTACGATAATTGGGAAATTATCGAAAATAGGTTAAACGAGCCCGCTGATGCAGCCGCTGAAGCAACACTTCTAAATGCCGAGAAGACGACGTTAAAGGAAATCCGGAAAAAAGATAAAAGGTGTT GCCTTGAAAAAGTTAAAAAGGTGTGGCTCCAGGTTCTACGCGGGGAGTTCAAAAATTTGAAGATGAAGAGTTcagaaaatattggtgaatttgttacgCATTTGAAAATGGTGAAAAATCAGATGAAAAGAAATGGCGAAAGTCTCGATGATGTTCGGGTCATGGAAAAATTAATCCGTTCGTTGACAAAGAAATTTGATTATATTGTTACTTCTATCGAGAATTCAAAGGATTTGTCCACAATTTCAATTGACGAGCTCGTAGGTTCTCTTCAAGTCCACGAGCAACGAATGAATCAATATGATGATGCAAGCCATTTGGAGAAGGCATTACAAAGTAAAGTATCCATTGGCGACAGCTCTGGAAGCAGCAGTTCTACACGGGGCAGAAGTGGCTTTAGAGGTGGCTACCGAGGTGGACGTGGAAG TTACGAGTGTAGAGCACCAAAAGTGGAAGAAAGGAGTCACTTTGCTAcagcaaaagaagacaaagatgtTGGTTCTGCTATGTTTCTCACTTACAAGGGTGATGAGGAAGGCAagaagaatgtttggtatcttgatTCCGGTGCGATCAATCACATGTCTGGCCACAAGGATTTATTTACGGAGATAGACGAGACAATCAAAAGAGAAGTTATTTTTGGTGATTCTTCAAAAAATTCCGGTCAAAGGGAAAGGTACGATTACGATTGTGACAAAGAATGGGGAGAAAAA GATAATTCTCTTACCATCAAAAATACGGTTCAAGAATTGATCGCTAGAgtggagatgtcaaagaatcgCCTGTTCATACTCGATATGCAGATGAAGGTGCAGAAGTGCTTAAAGTCGGTCACTAAAAATGACTCGTGGCTGTGGCACTTGCGATATGGTCATCttggattttatggcttaaaATTATTATCAAAGACAAAGATGGTGGACGATTTTTCAGAAATCAATGAACCagaaaatttgtgtgaagcatgtgTCAAGGGGAAACAACACAGACAAAGATTTCCTgttggaaaatcatggagagccagGAGGCCATTGGAGATAGTTCACACAGATATAGCTGGTCCATTTGATATCCCATCCCTTGGAG TTACATTTGAAGaagcttctgaagaaagcaaatggaatAAAGTCATGGACGAAGAAATTGGCGCAATCGAGAAGAATGATACTTGGGAGCTAACAGATCTTCCTGAAGGACATAAAACAATTGGCGTCAAATGGGTCTACAAGACAAAGACCAATCAAGATGGAGAAGTTGAAAAATACAAGGCGAGGCTAGTAGCTAAAGGCTACAAACAGAGATACAAGATTGACTATGATGAG CTCCGCGAGCATGGAATACAAGGGTTGATGAATATATACGAGCGTGCCCTCTATACGAAGACAAATTCAGGGGAAAATAGCCCTGATATGTTCAACGATTTTAAGAAGATTATGACTAATGAAATTGAGATGACATATATTGGTCAAATGTTGtactttcttggagtcgaggtGAATCAAAGCAAAGAGGGGATTTTTTTGTCACAGAAAAAATATGCGAAGCGGATTTTGAAAAAGTTTAGAATAGAGGAATGCAAGCCAGTAAACACGCCAGCAGAACCGAGCATAATGCTCAGA GTACATGAAGAAACTGAAGTAAGATCACTTCATGCAGCTAAAAGAATCTTGAGGTACATAAAAGGTACACTTGATCATGGTCTGTTTTACACGcattctcaaaatccaaaattaGTTGGCTATTCAGATAGTGATTATGGTGGTGACTTGGATGACGGGAAAAACACTTCGGGATATGCTTTTCATAACGGTTCAGGGATATTTTCATGGTCTTCAAAGAAGCAACAAACAGTTGATCTCTCAACATGTGAGGCAGAATACATCGCAGCAGCAGTGTGCACATGTCAAGCTATGTGGCTAGTTTACATATTGGGCGAGTTAAATCTCGTAGAGGAAGGTCcggttcaaatttatgtggataatAAATCCGCTATTTCTCTCACAAAAAATCCAGTCGCAGCAAACACATCAATATTAAATATCATTTTCTTCGCGAACAAGTGA
- the LOC141674899 gene encoding uncharacterized protein LOC141674899, which translates to MSYDTSWITKRIIPGGYGFTEEFNKGVKDFLAFAIKNSKEPNDPELLIRCPCNTCNNQLFQLISDVEFHLYAVGFLETYTIWHYHEKECGSRNEEMNDREDVFDEYEMLRDAFRGEDFGYVNSVHEEPNEQASKFLYNVSNVGEPIYPGNIKYTQLKFVTRLLHWKNHNKCSDKAFDELLLLLGDVFLEGHKLPFNYYGVKKMVKKLNLGYEKIHACENDCMLFYSDDKDLENCKYCELSRYKDSINGGSDTIPRKILRYFKITPRLQRLYMSTHTAQHMKYHKNRIVTEGVLSHPADGEEWKEFDKNYPDFAADIRNVRLGLATDGFPPYSNATSTVYSVWPVVLLVYNLPHTMSMKDPYMFMTLLVPRPNDPGRNLNVYLRPLIDELISLWQVGVQTYDASTKTNFMMRAALLWTISDFPGLGMVSGWSTHGKMACHVCMGEVKAKQLPHSRKSSFYGLHMGFLDKRRRSRRKGRIVHNMCAGITFPPPGKPHSKERADGFGDSHNWTHITSFFDLPYWDSLRLRHCIDVMHTEKNVFDNIFHTILCSAKTKDTTKSREDLKAMGIMQELWMNGRHRPRARYELTRDQLKLLCKWVHRLKLPDGCSSNLKRCCKIAQLKFQGMKSHDCHDLCSTTLLASNIRQLEKNIAGIICTLETKFFPALFDPMEHLPVHLPEECRLGGPVPSRWMYNIERLQCRMKQKVGNKARVEGSIAEKYVHEELTHFCSMYFESGVETAHNLLGRNVVDDRSRDPHKLEAFTYPVELLGAYTCYHLDVDSLHVAAHYVLTNMREVAFYIT; encoded by the exons ATGTCTTATGATACTAGTTGGATCACTAAACGAATTATTCCCGGTGGTTATGGTTTTACGGAAGAATTTAATAAAGGGGTTAAAGATTTCTTGGCATTTGCAATAAAAAATAGCAAGGAACCGAATGATCCGGAACTTTTGATTAGATGTCCGTGTAATACATGTAACAATCAACTCTTTCAACTCATTTCCGATGTCGAGTTTCACTTATATGCGGTCGGTTTTCTTGAGACTTACACCATATGGCATTATCATGAAAAAGAATGTGGCTCACGAAATGAAGAAATGAATGATCGCGAAGATGTATTTGATGAATATGAGATGTTGAGGGATGCCTTTAGAGGGGAAGATTTTGGATATGTCAATAGTGTCCACGAGGAGCCGAACGAGCAAGCATCTAAATTCTTATACAATGTGAGTAATGTCGGAGAACCAATATATCCGGGCAACATCAAGTACACACAATTGAAATTTGTCACTAGATTACTACATTGGAAGAATCATAATAAATGTAGTGATAAGGCCTTTGATGAGTTACTCCTCTTACTTGGAGATGTGTTTCTGGAAGGGCATAAACTTCCTTTTAATTATTATGGTGTCAAGAAGATGGTCAAGAAGCTGAACTTGGGATACGAAAAAATACATGCATgtgagaatgattgtatgttgtTCTACAGTGATGATAAAGATTTGGAAAACTGTAAGTACTGTGAGTTAAGCCGATACAAAGATTCAATTAATGGTGGGAGTGATACCATTCCGAGGAAGATCTTAAGATATTTTAAGATCACTCCTCGTCTACAGCGTTTGTACATGTCTACCCATACAGCCCAACATATGAAGTATCACAAGAACAGAATTGTGACTGAAGGGGTTCTTAGTCACCCTGCAGATGGAGAAGAATGGAAAGAATTTGACAAGAACTATCCGGATTTTGCAGCGGATATTCGTAATGTAAGGCTTGGTCTTGCAACTGATGGATTTCCCCCGTACAGTAATGCTACTTCTACTGTATACTCAGTATGGCCTGTAGTATTACTTGTGTACAACCTTCCACATACCATGTCCATGAAGGATCCATACATGTTTATGACACTACTAGTACCCAGGCCGAATGATCCTGGGAGGAATCTGAATGTCTATCTTAGGCCTTTGATTGATGAACTTATTAGTTTATGGCAGGTTGGTGTGCAGACATATGATGCTTCTACGAAGACCAATTTCATGATGCGGGCTGCCTTGTTATGGACTATCAGTGACTTTCCCGGGTTGGGTATGGTTAGCGGATGGTCAACCCACGGAAAGATGGCTTGTCATGTATGTATGGGTGAAGTTAAAGCCAAGCAACTACCACACAGCAGGAAGTCCAGCTTTTATGGGTTACATATGGGGTTTCTAGACAAACGCCGAAGAAGTCGACGAAAAGGTCGAATTGTCCATAACATGTGTGCTGGAATCACATTTCCACCACCAGGGAAACCACATAGCAAAGAAAGGGCAGATGGATTTGGGGATTCACACAATTGGACACATATTACTAGCTTCTTTGATCTACCATATTGGGATTCATTGCGTCTACGTCATTGTATCGATGTTATGCACACAGAGAAAAATGTGTTTGACAATATATTTCATACTATTTTATGTAGTGCCAAAACGAAGGATACCACAAAATCAAGAGAAGATTTGAAGGCAATGGGCATCATGCAAGAGTTATGGATGAATGGTAGACACAGGCCTAGAGCTAGATACGAACTCACCCGAGATCAGCTGAAATTGTTATGTAAATGGGTACATCGATTGAAACTCCCAGATGGTTGCTCATCAAACTTGAAGAGATGTTGTAAGATAGCTCAGTTGAAATTTCAAGGCATGAAGTCACATGATTGTCAC GACTTGTGCTCAACTACACTACTCGCATCAAATATTAGGCAGTTGGAAAAAAACATAGCTGGGATCATTTGTACTTTGGAGACTAAATTCTTTCCAGCTTTGTTTGATCCAATGGAGCATCTTCCCGTTCATCTACCCGAAGAGTGCAGACTCGGAGGCCCTGTCCCATCACGATGGATGTATAATATTGAAAGACTACAATGCAGAATGAAACAAAAAGTAGGGAACAAAGCACGAGTTGAAGGTTCCATTGCAGAAAAATATGTACATGAAGAGTTGACACATTTCTGTTCCATGTACTTTGAGTCAGGAGTTGAGACAGCGCACAACTTGCTAGGTCGTAATGTGGTTGATGATCGCTCACGGGATCCACATAAACTCGAGGCGTTTACATATCCGGTAGAGCTCCTCGGAGCATATACATGTTACCATTTAGATGTGGATTCCCTACATGTTGCAGCACATTATGTTCTTACTAACATGCGTGAAGTGGCATTCTACATCACGTAA
- the LOC141674900 gene encoding uncharacterized protein LOC141674900: MANLAKLEFVALDVSGNNYLSWVLDAELHLSANGLKDTIDPEKIPIVEQNAKAIIFLKHHIHEDLKSEYLTIKNPLTLSNNLKDRFDHQKLVHLPSARYDRINLRLQDFKYVAEYNSALFKISSKLILCGENITDTEMIEKTLSTFHPNTMILDQQYREHNFQKYGELISLLLVAEKNNELLLKNHQIRPTGFAQLPEVHNTSFLKNERGKGHRGGRGYGRNRGRGNFRGRFHNQYHSGHLKWQRDGYNSGHHKWQREVPSKRKAPQEGENRGIYHRCGSEGHWQRTYRTPKHLVDLYESSKRNNEKRVETNFANYNLVNEPVNKASNEIDTGANLYYGLDD, translated from the coding sequence ATGGCGAATCTTGCAAAATTAGAGTTTGTTGCCTTGGATGTTTCAGGGAATAATTATTTGTCATGGGTCCTTGATGCGGAATTACACCTTAGTGCTAATGGCCTAAAAGATACTATTGACCCGGAAAAAATCCCAATTGTTGAACAAAATGCAAAAGCGATTATCTTTCTTAAGCATCACATCCACGAAGATCTAAAATCTGAATACCTCACTATCAAAAATCCACTCACCCTTTCGAATAATCTCAAGGATAGATTTGATCACCAGAAACTTGTTCACTTGCCATCTGCCCGATATGACAGGATTAATTTGAGGTTACAAGATTTCAAATATGTAGCTGAATATAATTCTGCTCTTTTCAAGATAagctcaaaattaattttatgtggTGAAAATATTACTGATACTGAAATGATTGAAAAAACCCTCTCAACCTTTCACCCCAACACTATGATCCTGGATCAACAATATAGGGAGCATAATTTTCAGAAATATGGCGAGCTGATATCTCTCCTTCTTGTGGCTGAAAAGAATAATGAGTTGCTACTAAAAAATCATCAGATACGTCCCACAGGCTTCGCCCAGTTACCTGAAGTACATAACACGTCATTCCTGAAGAATGAACGTGGGAAAGGGCATAGAGGAGGACGGGGTTATGGACGAAACCGTGGACGTGGAAATTTTCGTGGTCGGTTTCACAATCAATATCATTCTGGTCACCTGAAGTGGCAACGTGATGGTTATAACTCTGGCCACCATAAATGGCAACGTGAAGTGCCAAGTAAAAGAAAGGCACCCCAAGAAGGAGAGAACCGAGGCATCTATCATAGGTGCGGATCTGAGGGGCACTGGCAACGTACTTATCGCACACCCAAACATCTTGTTGATCTTTACGAGTCATCCAAAAGGAATAATGAAAAGAGAGTAGAAACCAACTTCGCTAATTATAATCTAGTTAATGAACCAgtcaataaggcctcaaatgaaATAGACACTGGTGCTAATCTTTATTATGGTTTAGACGACTAG